Proteins encoded in a region of the Stieleria neptunia genome:
- a CDS encoding glycosyltransferase family 2 protein: MSNPTVSVVIPAYNASATIARAIDSCLAQTVPLWQIIVVDDGSSDGLAEFVQSRYSDPVTLIRQANSRTAAARNRGLDAVTGDFVGFLDADDHWERDKIERQLSIFAAYPEVNVVAGRFYSQSPGLPPTLNESKSNRWYDRPLRASGADAFMLGTLHWTGTVLVRRPAIENLRFISGLEPAEDRDLWIRLAANNTVYLDSQPLATAVLEPGSLSRGSIEVDCSKMLEVIQRNRSLLSLPSRLFWTSYVRYRWAAMDPQPSTALPMLMRSVAGWPLPFAGMPAMKRLGRLKRLLVLLRQSMMRPNQPEGVS; this comes from the coding sequence ATGAGCAACCCTACCGTCAGTGTCGTGATCCCGGCCTACAACGCCTCGGCCACCATCGCCCGGGCGATCGACAGTTGCCTGGCGCAAACGGTACCGCTGTGGCAAATCATCGTGGTCGACGACGGCAGCAGCGACGGCTTGGCCGAGTTCGTCCAGTCGCGATACTCCGATCCGGTCACCCTGATTCGCCAGGCCAATTCACGAACCGCCGCCGCCCGCAATCGTGGGCTCGACGCGGTCACCGGTGACTTCGTCGGATTCCTCGATGCCGACGATCATTGGGAACGCGACAAGATCGAACGCCAGCTTTCGATCTTTGCAGCCTATCCGGAAGTCAACGTCGTCGCGGGGCGGTTCTACAGTCAGTCGCCGGGATTGCCGCCGACACTCAATGAATCCAAATCAAACCGATGGTACGACCGCCCCCTGCGAGCCAGCGGCGCCGACGCCTTCATGCTCGGCACGCTGCACTGGACCGGGACGGTGTTGGTCCGACGCCCCGCCATCGAAAACCTGCGCTTCATTTCCGGTTTGGAACCCGCCGAAGACCGCGACCTGTGGATTCGATTGGCGGCCAACAACACCGTCTACCTGGATTCGCAACCGCTGGCGACTGCGGTCTTGGAACCGGGCAGCCTGTCCCGGGGCAGCATCGAAGTCGACTGCAGCAAGATGCTGGAGGTCATCCAACGCAATCGATCGCTGTTGAGTCTTCCTTCACGGTTGTTCTGGACCTCGTACGTCCGCTATCGCTGGGCGGCGATGGATCCGCAGCCCTCCACGGCGCTGCCGATGTTGATGCGTTCGGTTGCCGGTTGGCCCCTTCCGTTTGCCGGAATGCCCGCCATGAAGCGTCTGGGCAGGCTGAAGCGATTGCTGGTCTTGCTTCGCCAGTCGATGATGCGTCCCAATCAACCCGAAGGAGTGTCGTGA
- a CDS encoding glycosyltransferase family 4 protein yields the protein MNKICVASSGLGHVARGIEAWADDLGNALAARGEHVIRCKGAGEPESDFDRVVPCWTRDAAKTRALLRSMPPALGWRIGMGSGYAIEQTTFARNLIKVLRSEDIDVLHVQDPFVATQVQKAWRRGRIKTRTILAHGTEESLRFQQQITYLQHLAPWHHQQARDAGFDKHTWTTIPNFIDTDHFHPGDGAPLRDELQIPRQALVVLVAAAIKRRHKRIDDVIDEFHALLHQHPELPAWLVIAGGRESETDELIAMGKRRLADRVRFLVRFPRTRMADLYRAADVFALGSLKEMMPIALLEATASGLPCLVHRHPVMQWMIGPGGRSLDLSRRGGLASALAQLLTDRNERRQLGLAARQHCCDQFSTDVVVDQILRYYRHVTNDTRAAA from the coding sequence AGGGTGCGGGTGAACCCGAGTCCGACTTCGACCGCGTCGTTCCCTGCTGGACCCGTGATGCGGCCAAGACCCGGGCGCTGCTGCGGTCGATGCCGCCCGCGCTCGGCTGGCGGATCGGGATGGGCAGCGGCTATGCCATCGAACAGACCACGTTCGCGCGCAATCTGATCAAAGTGCTGCGGTCCGAAGACATCGATGTGCTGCACGTCCAAGACCCCTTCGTCGCGACCCAGGTGCAGAAAGCCTGGCGCCGCGGCCGCATCAAGACACGCACGATCCTGGCCCACGGGACCGAAGAATCGCTGCGGTTTCAACAACAGATCACCTATCTGCAGCACCTCGCGCCGTGGCACCACCAACAAGCCCGCGACGCCGGTTTTGACAAACACACGTGGACCACCATCCCCAACTTTATCGACACCGATCACTTCCACCCCGGCGACGGCGCACCGCTGCGTGATGAATTGCAAATTCCCCGACAAGCACTGGTGGTCCTGGTCGCCGCAGCGATCAAGCGGCGGCACAAACGGATCGATGACGTGATCGATGAATTTCACGCGTTGCTCCACCAACACCCCGAATTGCCCGCCTGGCTGGTCATCGCCGGCGGTCGCGAATCGGAAACCGACGAACTGATCGCGATGGGCAAGCGGCGACTGGCCGACCGCGTTCGATTCCTGGTTCGATTTCCACGAACCCGCATGGCGGACCTGTACCGCGCGGCCGATGTGTTCGCGCTGGGCAGTCTGAAAGAGATGATGCCGATCGCGCTCTTGGAAGCCACCGCCAGTGGTCTGCCTTGCCTGGTCCATCGGCACCCCGTCATGCAGTGGATGATCGGGCCGGGCGGCCGGTCGCTCGATTTGTCCCGGCGTGGCGGCTTGGCCAGCGCGTTGGCCCAGTTGCTGACCGATCGGAATGAAAGACGACAACTCGGACTCGCCGCACGGCAGCACTGCTGCGATCAGTTCAGCACCGACGTGGTCGTCGATCAGATCCTGCGTTACTACCGTCACGTCACCAACGACACGAGGGCGGCCGCATGA